Proteins encoded in a region of the Leifsonia sp. PS1209 genome:
- the metG gene encoding methionine--tRNA ligase: protein MSDGSSFYITTPIFYVNDVPHIGHAYTEVAADVLARWHRQAGDDTWLLTGTDEHGQKILRTATANGTTPQEWADRLVTNEWLPLLKTIDIANDDFIRTTDERHEKNVQKFLQKLYDDGFIYAGEYEALYCVGCEEFKPQSEIVDGTGEYEGQKVCAIHSKPLELLQEKNYFFRMSQFADQLLALYEERPEFVQPESARNEVVSFVRQGLSDLSISRSSFDWGIKVPWDESHVVYVWFDALLNYATAVGYGQDEQNFARRWPATHIVGKDILRFHAVIWPAMLMAAGVDVPHQVYGHGWLLVGGEKMSKSKLTGIAPTQITDTFGSDAFRYYFMRAISFGQDGSFSWEDLSARYQAELANGFGNLASRVVAMVTRYFEGVVPQAGRYEDADFAVRQTVADAATAADAAIEKLAIHDAITAIWTIVDELNGYITAQEPWSLAKDEAQRERLATVLYTAAEGLRALAVLLSPVIPKATLKLWVALGAEDELGDLDDQPLRSAGEWGQLPAGTTVNGLEALFPRIDADAVPGA, encoded by the coding sequence ATGTCCGACGGCTCTTCGTTCTACATCACCACGCCGATCTTCTACGTGAATGATGTCCCGCACATCGGGCACGCATACACGGAGGTCGCCGCCGACGTTCTCGCGCGCTGGCACAGGCAGGCCGGTGACGACACCTGGCTGCTGACCGGCACGGACGAGCACGGGCAGAAGATCCTGCGCACAGCCACCGCGAACGGCACCACCCCGCAGGAGTGGGCGGACCGTCTCGTCACCAACGAGTGGCTTCCGCTGCTGAAGACCATCGACATCGCCAACGACGACTTCATCCGCACCACGGACGAGCGCCACGAGAAGAACGTGCAGAAGTTCCTGCAGAAGCTCTACGACGACGGCTTCATCTACGCGGGCGAGTACGAGGCGCTCTACTGCGTCGGCTGCGAGGAGTTCAAGCCGCAGAGCGAGATCGTGGACGGCACGGGCGAGTACGAGGGCCAGAAGGTGTGCGCCATCCACTCGAAGCCGCTCGAACTGCTGCAGGAGAAGAACTACTTCTTCCGGATGAGCCAGTTCGCCGACCAGCTCCTCGCGCTCTACGAGGAGCGCCCGGAGTTCGTGCAGCCGGAGTCCGCCCGCAACGAGGTCGTCTCGTTCGTGCGCCAGGGCCTCAGCGACCTGTCCATCTCCCGGTCGAGCTTCGACTGGGGCATCAAGGTGCCGTGGGACGAGTCGCACGTCGTCTACGTGTGGTTCGACGCGCTGCTCAACTACGCCACCGCCGTCGGCTACGGCCAGGACGAGCAGAATTTCGCCAGGCGCTGGCCGGCCACCCACATCGTCGGCAAAGACATCCTGCGCTTCCACGCGGTGATCTGGCCGGCCATGCTGATGGCGGCAGGGGTGGATGTGCCGCACCAGGTCTACGGTCACGGCTGGCTCCTCGTCGGCGGCGAGAAGATGTCCAAGTCCAAGCTGACCGGCATCGCGCCCACCCAGATCACCGACACGTTCGGGTCCGACGCGTTCCGCTACTACTTCATGCGCGCCATCAGCTTCGGCCAGGACGGCTCGTTCAGCTGGGAAGACCTGTCCGCCCGCTACCAGGCGGAGCTCGCCAACGGGTTCGGCAACCTCGCATCCAGGGTCGTCGCGATGGTCACCAGATACTTCGAGGGCGTCGTGCCGCAGGCCGGGCGCTACGAGGACGCGGACTTCGCCGTGCGCCAGACCGTCGCCGACGCGGCGACGGCGGCCGACGCCGCTATCGAGAAGCTGGCCATCCACGACGCCATCACCGCCATCTGGACCATCGTCGACGAGTTGAACGGCTACATCACGGCCCAGGAGCCGTGGTCGCTCGCGAAGGACGAGGCACAGCGCGAACGTCTCGCCACCGTGCTCTACACCGCGGCGGAGGGGCTGCGCGCGCTCGCCGTGCTGCTGTCTCCCGTCATCCCGAAGGCCACCCTCAAGCTGTGGGTGGCGCTCGGAGCGGAGGACGAGCTCGGCGACCTCGACGACCAGCCGCTGCGCAGCGCGGGGGAGTGGGGCCAGCTTCCCGCCGGCACCACCGTCAACGGACTCGAGGCGCTGTTCCCCCGGATCGACGCGGACGCGGTGCCCGGCGCATGA
- the rsmA gene encoding 16S rRNA (adenine(1518)-N(6)/adenine(1519)-N(6))-dimethyltransferase RsmA, which translates to MTALRLLGPAEIRDLADLLDVTPTKKLGQNFVIDGNTVRRIVRVAKVQPGDVVVEVGPGLGSLTLGLLEADATVVAVEIDGRLAEQLPVTVRTMAEEAADRLTVVHKDALHVTELPLSPTRLVANLPYNVSVPVLLHFLEHFPGIRSGVVMVQAEVGFRVAAEPGSKVYGAPSVKAAWYGSWRTAGTVSRQVFWPVPNVDSVLVAFERHDDEPGDETLRLRTFELVDAAFQQRRKMLRQALAPVYGDAATASTALEAAGIAPTLRGEQLGIADFVRLATARV; encoded by the coding sequence GTGACCGCGCTGCGACTCCTCGGCCCCGCCGAGATCCGCGACCTGGCCGACCTGCTCGACGTCACCCCCACCAAGAAGCTCGGCCAGAACTTCGTCATCGACGGCAACACCGTGCGCAGGATCGTGCGCGTCGCCAAGGTGCAGCCGGGCGACGTGGTGGTCGAGGTCGGCCCCGGGCTCGGCTCGCTGACCCTCGGGCTGCTCGAAGCCGACGCGACCGTGGTCGCCGTCGAGATCGACGGACGGCTCGCCGAGCAGCTGCCGGTCACGGTGCGCACGATGGCGGAGGAGGCGGCGGACAGGCTCACCGTCGTGCACAAGGACGCGCTGCACGTCACTGAGCTGCCGCTCTCGCCGACGCGGCTGGTCGCCAACCTCCCGTACAACGTCTCCGTTCCGGTGCTGCTGCACTTCCTCGAACACTTCCCGGGCATCCGGAGCGGGGTGGTGATGGTGCAGGCGGAGGTCGGTTTCCGGGTCGCCGCCGAGCCGGGCTCGAAGGTCTACGGCGCCCCGAGCGTCAAGGCGGCCTGGTATGGCAGCTGGCGCACGGCGGGCACGGTGAGCCGCCAGGTGTTCTGGCCGGTCCCGAACGTCGACTCTGTGCTCGTCGCGTTCGAACGCCACGACGACGAGCCGGGCGACGAGACGCTGCGGCTGCGCACCTTCGAACTGGTGGATGCGGCGTTCCAGCAGCGCAGGAAGATGCTGCGGCAGGCGCTCGCGCCCGTCTACGGCGACGCGGCCACCGCATCCACGGCCCTGGAGGCGGCCGGGATCGCGCCGACGCTGCGGGGCGAGCAGCTCGGCATCGCCGACTTCGTCCGGCTCGCAACGGCTCGGGTCTAG
- a CDS encoding phospholipid carrier-dependent glycosyltransferase — MTSTPAIGLPIAPPPAEPTGSRLDDWWGRMLRTPLRMKLWYWGAPVAVTLLAAILRLWNLGYPHALVFDETFYVKDAYSLMHLGYEGSWPDKADAQFAGGNTNIFTSDPSFVAHPPLGKWMIAAGLAAFGAGDAFGWRISTAVVGILAVLVVFLIARKLFTSTLLATIAGFLLAIDGHAIVMSRVALLDNSVMFLALLAFWCILLDRQWHATRLAERVHAAWAAGRDPAWGPVLWWRPWLLAAGLLCGLCAGVKWSGFYFLAFFAVYTVVVDIVARRRVGLPFYISGAILKQAPATFVLMVPIAFVSYVATWTGWIVTKGGYYRHWAESTHMQWSGGLSWVPLWLQNLWHYQTEMYNYSINLHVSHPYQANPLTWLLMIRPTSMYYVGSNLGENGCTANACSSAITSLGNPLIWWAAAAAVFYLVYRVIRYREWQVGLILTGLAAGYLPWLLYINRTIFEFYAIAFEPYLILGLTAVIGIVLGKRSDPSPRRTRGIIWVGLFLLVATAVSIFFWPLWTAQQVPFWYWQIHMWLPSWV; from the coding sequence GTGACCTCGACACCCGCCATCGGCCTCCCGATCGCGCCTCCTCCGGCGGAGCCGACGGGCAGCAGGCTCGACGACTGGTGGGGCAGGATGCTCCGCACCCCGCTGCGGATGAAGCTCTGGTACTGGGGCGCCCCCGTCGCCGTCACGCTGCTCGCCGCGATCCTGCGGCTCTGGAACCTGGGGTACCCGCACGCACTGGTGTTCGACGAGACCTTCTACGTGAAGGACGCGTACTCGCTGATGCACCTCGGCTACGAGGGCAGCTGGCCGGACAAGGCGGACGCCCAGTTCGCGGGCGGCAACACGAACATCTTCACGTCCGATCCGTCGTTCGTGGCGCATCCACCGCTCGGCAAGTGGATGATCGCGGCCGGGCTTGCTGCGTTCGGCGCCGGCGACGCGTTCGGCTGGCGCATCTCGACGGCCGTGGTCGGCATCCTGGCCGTTCTCGTCGTGTTCCTGATCGCGCGGAAGCTGTTCACGTCGACGCTGCTGGCGACGATCGCCGGGTTCCTGCTGGCCATCGACGGTCACGCGATCGTGATGAGCAGGGTGGCGCTGCTCGACAACTCGGTGATGTTCCTGGCGCTCCTGGCCTTCTGGTGCATCCTGCTGGACAGGCAATGGCACGCCACCCGGCTCGCCGAGCGGGTGCACGCAGCGTGGGCGGCCGGCCGCGACCCGGCCTGGGGTCCCGTGCTGTGGTGGCGGCCCTGGCTGCTCGCCGCCGGCCTGCTCTGCGGGCTCTGCGCCGGCGTGAAGTGGAGCGGGTTCTACTTCCTGGCGTTCTTCGCCGTGTACACGGTGGTCGTCGACATCGTCGCGCGCCGCAGGGTCGGGCTCCCCTTCTACATCAGCGGGGCGATCCTGAAGCAGGCTCCGGCGACGTTCGTGCTGATGGTGCCGATCGCGTTCGTCAGCTACGTCGCCACCTGGACCGGCTGGATCGTCACGAAGGGCGGCTACTACCGGCACTGGGCGGAGTCGACGCACATGCAGTGGAGCGGCGGGCTCTCCTGGGTGCCGCTCTGGCTGCAGAACCTCTGGCACTACCAGACCGAGATGTACAACTACAGCATCAACCTGCACGTCTCGCACCCGTACCAGGCCAACCCGCTGACCTGGCTGCTCATGATCCGGCCGACCAGCATGTACTACGTCGGCTCCAATCTCGGCGAGAACGGATGCACGGCCAACGCCTGCTCGTCGGCGATCACCTCGCTCGGCAACCCGCTCATCTGGTGGGCGGCGGCCGCGGCGGTGTTCTACCTGGTCTACCGCGTCATCCGGTACAGGGAGTGGCAGGTCGGGCTGATCCTCACCGGGCTCGCCGCCGGCTATCTGCCGTGGCTGCTCTACATCAACCGCACGATCTTCGAGTTCTACGCCATCGCGTTCGAGCCGTACCTGATCCTCGGGCTGACGGCGGTGATCGGGATCGTGCTCGGCAAACGCAGCGACCCCTCCCCGCGTCGCACGCGCGGGATCATCTGGGTCGGGCTGTTCCTGCTGGTCGCGACGGCGGTGAGCATCTTCTTCTGGCCGCTCTGGACGGCCCAGCAGGTGCCGTTCTGGTACTGGCAGATCCACATGTGGCTGCCCAGCTGGGTCTGA
- the rsmI gene encoding 16S rRNA (cytidine(1402)-2'-O)-methyltransferase, with product MIILAATPIGNLKDASLRLIEVLGAATVVAAEDTRVTQRLLAGLGIENRPRLIALHDHNERDKAAELVELAKDQDVVVLSDAGMPTVSDPGFHLVEAAAAAGVGVTAIPGPSAVVTALAVSGLPTDRFTFEGFLPRKQGERLSTFRALASEPRTMVFFESPNRLAASIADLATVLGDDRRVVVCRELTKLFEEVKRGTAAELAAWAAEGVRGEIAIVVAGAEARTVDLETGVTQVLALVAGGVRLKDAAGEVAEATGLGKRDLYQAALDRK from the coding sequence ATGATCATCCTCGCGGCCACCCCCATCGGCAATCTCAAGGACGCCTCGCTCCGGCTGATTGAAGTGCTCGGCGCCGCCACCGTCGTCGCCGCGGAGGACACCAGGGTGACGCAGCGGCTGCTCGCCGGCCTGGGCATCGAGAACCGCCCGCGTCTGATCGCCCTGCACGACCACAACGAGCGGGACAAGGCGGCCGAGCTGGTCGAGCTGGCGAAGGACCAGGATGTGGTTGTTCTGTCCGACGCCGGGATGCCGACCGTGTCCGACCCGGGCTTCCACCTCGTCGAGGCCGCGGCGGCCGCCGGGGTCGGCGTCACCGCCATCCCCGGCCCGAGCGCCGTGGTGACGGCGCTCGCCGTGTCCGGCCTGCCCACCGACCGGTTCACCTTCGAGGGCTTCCTGCCGCGCAAGCAGGGCGAACGCCTGAGCACCTTCCGCGCGCTGGCCTCCGAGCCGCGCACGATGGTGTTCTTCGAGTCGCCGAACCGGCTCGCCGCCTCCATCGCCGACCTCGCGACGGTGCTCGGCGACGACCGGCGCGTCGTGGTCTGCCGCGAACTCACCAAGCTGTTCGAGGAGGTCAAGCGGGGCACCGCGGCCGAGCTCGCGGCCTGGGCGGCGGAGGGCGTGCGCGGCGAGATCGCGATCGTGGTCGCCGGAGCGGAGGCGCGCACGGTCGACCTGGAGACCGGCGTAACACAGGTGCTCGCGCTGGTCGCGGGCGGCGTGCGGCTCAAAGACGCGGCGGGCGAGGTCGCGGAGGCGACGGGCCTCGGCAAGCGCGACCTCTACCAGGCCGCACTCGACCGGAAGTGA
- a CDS encoding TatD family hydrolase — translation MTDPAFIRQRHVTDGRDLEYPPLPEALVVPVYDNHTHLEISDGDEPMDYREQLDRASSVGVRGVVQVGNDVETSRWSADMAAIEPRMLAAVALHPNDAPDYAERGELDDALAVIAELATRPRVRAIGETGLDFFRTEAGPRRDAQFRSFEAHIEIAKQNDLAMQIHDRDAHADVIATLKRVGAPERTVFHCFSGDAELAQICADNGWYMSFAGNVTFKNAENLREALRAAPRSLIMVETDAPFLTPTPFRGRPNAPYLIPHTLRAMAETIGTDASTLAAQICSNTELVYGRWDAEPVASPPTTPIGIIA, via the coding sequence ATGACCGACCCGGCGTTCATCCGGCAGCGTCACGTCACAGACGGGCGTGACCTGGAGTACCCGCCGCTTCCGGAGGCGCTGGTCGTCCCCGTCTACGACAACCACACGCACCTGGAGATCTCCGACGGCGACGAGCCGATGGACTACCGGGAGCAGCTGGACCGTGCATCCAGTGTCGGCGTGCGCGGTGTCGTGCAGGTCGGAAACGACGTGGAGACCTCGCGCTGGTCGGCCGACATGGCCGCCATCGAGCCCCGGATGCTCGCCGCGGTCGCCCTGCACCCCAACGACGCCCCCGACTACGCGGAGCGCGGCGAACTCGACGACGCGCTCGCGGTGATCGCCGAGCTGGCCACGCGACCGCGCGTTCGTGCCATCGGCGAGACGGGGCTCGACTTCTTCCGCACCGAGGCCGGCCCGCGGCGGGATGCGCAGTTCCGCTCGTTCGAGGCGCACATCGAGATCGCCAAGCAGAACGACCTCGCCATGCAGATCCACGACCGGGATGCGCACGCCGACGTGATCGCGACCCTCAAGCGCGTGGGCGCTCCGGAGCGCACCGTCTTCCACTGCTTCTCCGGCGACGCCGAGCTCGCGCAGATCTGCGCGGACAACGGCTGGTACATGTCGTTCGCCGGCAACGTCACGTTCAAGAACGCGGAGAACCTGCGCGAGGCGCTGCGCGCGGCCCCTCGCTCGCTGATCATGGTCGAGACGGACGCGCCGTTCCTCACGCCGACGCCGTTCCGCGGCCGGCCGAACGCGCCGTACCTCATCCCGCACACGCTGCGCGCGATGGCCGAGACCATCGGCACGGACGCCTCCACCCTGGCCGCGCAGATCTGCTCCAACACCGAGCTGGTCTACGGACGCTGGGACGCCGAGCCCGTCGCATCGCCGCCGACCACCCCGATCGGGATCATCGCGTGA